Proteins encoded within one genomic window of Camelina sativa cultivar DH55 chromosome 19, Cs, whole genome shotgun sequence:
- the LOC104767971 gene encoding uncharacterized protein LOC104767971: MRIINDRVGVDGRQYSAPIASEVAALIPSDFVAEMPSRDIIVQSKNTGRLQRISEIHPSYLPLQYPQILCFGEDGWRHGIEKALTGINNKNKRKYISMRQWFAFHLQERENECQTLMRSRRLFQQFIVDAYTAVESKRLSFIKKNQTKLRCTDFNSLKEVSAAGQPKISEQGNPITIPSSFTGGSWYMVNSYYDAMAICKHFGFPDLFITFTCNPKWPDTTRYCSVRGLAPDDRSGIVCRIFKIKLESLMRDLTERHFLGKAVASMYTVEFQKRGLPHAHILLFMDQRSKLPTADDIDKIICAEIPDKNVNPELYQVVKNNMIHGPCGAANYNSPCMVDGLCSKFYPKAFSDLTKIGKDGYAVYRRRRSNISFEKSRFQCDNRYVVPYNPMLSVRYRAHINVEWCNQSGSIKYLFKYINKGPDKVAVIFEAKDQAEKPKNEIKDYFDCRYVSTSEAIWRLFKFPIQYRSTPVERLSFHIEGKKPCIYDKDDELEDVLERTINVDSQLTAWFALNKRDSFSRTKLYAQIPAFYTWDGARKMWKTRSRGFSLGRINYVPRKLEAEYYVRMLLNIVPGAESFDDLRTYKKVVYKTYKEACNTHGILDDDQIYIDCLVESTQWCFGYYLRKFFAVLLLSGSLSSPAHVWDETWQILPEDIERKKRLEVNNPVLELTAEEKMNFTLQEIELHLLSNGSSLTSFEEMPQPNRDGMDISNRLIADERRYIRAEQAEDHDA; this comes from the exons ATGCGGATTATTAATGATAGGGTCGGTGTTGATGGTAGGCAGTATAGTGCTCCCATAGCCTCAGAGGTTGCAGCATTAATACCTAGTGATTTTGTAGCTGAAATGCCTTCCCGTGATATTATTGTTCAGTCCAAGAATACTGGCAGACTTCAAAGAATAAGTGAGATACACCCTTCCTACTTGCCTTTACAATATCcacagattttatgttttggagAAGATGGTTGGAGACATGGTATAGAGAAAGCACTCACTGGTAttaacaacaagaacaaaaggaAGTATATTAGTATGCGACAATGGTTTGCATTTCACTTACAGGAGAGGGAGAATGAATGTCAAACTCTGATGCGGTCTAGAAGATTATTCCAACAATTTATTGTTGATGCATACACTGCTGTAGAAAGTAAGAGGTTGTCTTTCATTAAAAAGAATCAGACTAAACTTCGTTGCACTGATTTTAATTCTTTGAAAGAGGTCTCAGCAGCTGGACAGCCCAAAATATCTGAGCAAGGCAACCCTATTACCATTCCGTCTTCATTTACAGGAGGTTCATGGTATATGGTGAATAGCTACTACGATGCAATGGCTATCTGTAAACACTTTGGTTTTCCTGATTTGTTCATAACGTTCACATGTAATCCCAAATGGCCAGATACTACCCGTTATTGCAGTGTCAGAGGACTTGCTCCAGATGATAGGTCTGGCATTGTTTGTCGTATTTTCAAGATTAAACTTGAGTCTTTGATGAGAGACTTGACTGAGAGACACTTTCTCGGGAAGGCAGTCGCAT CTATGTATACCGTTGAGTTCCAAAAACGTGGACTTCCTCATGcgcatatattattatttatggaTCAGAGAAGCAAGTTGCCTACTGCGGATGATATAGACAAGATAATTTGCGCAGAGATTCCTGATAAGAATGTCAATCCGGAACTATATCAAGTCgtcaaaaataatatgattCATGGCCCATGTGGTGCTGCAAATTATAACTCCCCGTGTATGGTAGATGGACTCTGTTCTAAATTTTACCCTAAAGCTTTCTCTGATTTAACCAAGATTGGGAAAGATGGCTATGCTGTATATCGAAGGAGGCGATCCAACATATCTTTTGAGAAGAGTCGTTTCCAATGTGATAATCGTTATGTTGTTCCTTATAATCCTATGTTGTCAGTTCGTTACCGAGCTCACATTAATGTTGAATGGTGTAATCAGTCTGGATCTATAAAGTATCTCTTCAAGTATATCAACAAGGGTCCAGATAAGGTTGCTGTTATATTCGAAGCAAAAGATCAAGCCGAGAAGCCGAAGAACGAAATCAAAGACTATTTCGATTGCAg ATATGTCTCGACGTCTGAGGCCATATGGAGGCTTTTCAAGTTTCCTATACAATATAGGTCTACTCCAGTCGAGAGGCTGTCTTTCCAtattgaaggaaaaaaaccaTGTATTTATGACAAAGATGATGAGTTAGAAGATGTTTTGGAAAGGACTATCAACGTCGACTCCCAGCTCACCGCTTGGTTTGCTCTTAATAAGAGAGACTCATTTTCTAGAACTAAACTGTATGCGCAAATACCAGCCTTTTATACATGGGATGGTGCTAGAAAAATGTGGAAGACAAGAAGTAGGGGTTTCTCTTTAGGTAGGATTAATTACGTACCAAGGAAACTAGAGGCTGAATACTACGTGCGGATGTTACTTAATATTGTTCCAGGGGCTGAGTCATTTGATGACTTGAGGACATACAAAAAGGTTGTTTACAAAACTTACAAAGAAGCATGTAACACACATGGTATTCTAGATGATGATCAAATCTACATTGATTGCTTAGTGGAATCCACACAATGGTGTTTTGGATATTATCTTCGGAAATTCTTTGCGGTTTTGTTATTGTCTGGTAGTCTTTCAAGTCCTGCTCATGTATGGGATGAAACATGGCAAATATTACCGGAAGATattgagaggaaaaaaagattagaaGTCAACAATCCAG TTCTGGAATTAACTGCCGAAGAGAAGATGAATttcacactacaagaaatagaGCTCCATCTACTATCAAATGGAAGTTCTCTAACATCCTTCGAAGAGATGCCTCAACCTAACAGAGATGGTATGGATATCTCTAATCGGCTAATAGCCGATGAAAGGAGATACATCCGTGCAGAACAAGCAGAAGACCATGACGCATAG
- the LOC104767972 gene encoding uncharacterized protein LOC104767972: MDNTGETKLMLFDTAAADVVSESAYTVLNGSFDEIDDPETLPDALKNLKGKTFLFLVCIEKENLWDGLETYKISTVLSKHGMLAEEHTLEESDNNLSHSEINSENLGLEFTSLSDGSQDDLSPPSKRSLDFKEDLFDQSSITKRKCVQSSKLADLVNVSIDKRDFDAVVCAEDEGFIDDKNNIEEVTITNGLSPIWFE, translated from the exons ATGGATAACACAGGTGAAACTAAACTCATGCTTTTCGATACTGCCGCTGCTGATGTTGTCTCTGAGAGTGCCTACACGGTTCTTAATGGTTCCTTCGACGAG ATTGATGATCCTGAGACCTTGCCAGACGcactaaaaaatttaaaaggaaaGACATTcctatttcttgtgtgtattGAGAAAGAGAATTTGTGGGATGGTCTTGAAACCTACAAAATCTCTACTGTTTTGTCCAAGCATGGAATGTTGGCGGAAGAACACACTCTTGAAGAATCTGATAACAATTTGAGTCATTCAGAGATTAACTCGGAGAATTTG GGGTTGGAGTTCACTTCTTTGAGCGATGGTAGCCAAGATGATTTGTCGCCTCCGTCCAAACGTTCTCTTGATTTTAAAGAAGACCTCTTTGATCAGTCTTCCATAACAAAGAGAAAGTGTGTGCAATCATCTAAGTTGGCTGATCTGGTGAACGTATCTATTGATAAACGTGACTTTGATGCAGTTGTGTGCGCTGAAGATGAAGGTTTCATCGATGATAAGAACAATATTGAAGAGGTTACTATCACCAACGGCTTAAGCCCAATCTGGTTCGAGTGA
- the LOC104766671 gene encoding pathogenesis-related protein 1-like produces the protein MNFISYTRILIILAALIGVLLVPSKAQDSPQDYVNAHNQARSQVGVGPIQWDEEVAGYARSYADQLKGDCNLVHSGGRYGENLAMSTGDFSGVDAVNLWVNEKADYNYDSNTCNGVCGHYTQVVWRNSVRLGCAKVRCNNGGTVVSCNYDPPGNFNDEKPY, from the coding sequence atgaatttcatTAGCTATACTCGCATTCTAATAATCTTGGCAGCTCTTATAGGTGTTCTACTTGTTCCCTCGAAGGCTCAAGACAGCCCACAAGACTATGTAAATGCTCACAACCAGGCACGATCACAAGTAGGCGTAGGCCCCATACAGTGGGACGAGGAGGTTGCAGGCTACGCTCGGAGCTACGCAGACCAACTGAAAGGCGACTGCAATCTCGTACACTCCGGTGGGCGTTACGGGGAGAACTTGGCCATGAGTACCGGCGACTTTTCTGGCGTGGACGCCGTGAACTTGTGGGTTAACGAGAAGGCTGACTACAACTACGATTCGAACACGTGCAACGGAGTTTGTGGTCACTACACTCAGGTTGTTTGGAGAAATTCAGTGAGACTCGGATGTGCTAAAGTGAGGTGTAATAATGGTGGAACCGTCGTCAGTTGCAACTATGATCCTCCAGGGAACTTTAACGACGAGAAGCCTTACTAA
- the LOC104767969 gene encoding uncharacterized protein LOC104767969 — protein MLTDEQKLIYDQITEAVFNRQGGVFFVYGFGGTGKTFLWSTLSAAVRCRGEIILNVASSGIASLLLPGGRTAHSRFGIPIHPDETTYCSIDPRSELAELIKEISLIIWDEAHMMSRYCFESLDRSLCDIICNPGSKPFGGKVVVFDGDFRQVLPIIQGVGRAEIVLASLNSSYLWDHCKVLTMTKNMRLLNSKLSSAQSEEIKEFSEWLLDIGDGKIAKPNDGEAMIDIREEFLITDSDNPVESIVRSIYGDPALLHEEKDPKFFQQRAILAPRNEDVNKLNLYMLEKFKGQEVVYLSADSLDPTDSDSNTNHVFTPDFLNSINISGLPNHCLRLKIGAPVMLLRNLDPKRGLCNGTRLKISQMADHVLQAVVITGDRIGDIVLIPKVLIIPSDTKLPFKMRRRQFPIALAFAMTINKSQGQSLSEVGLYLPKPVFSHGQLYVALSRVISKKSLKVLILDKDGKIARQTLNVVFKEVFQNLVR, from the exons ATGCTTACTGACGAACAGAAACTAATATATGATCAGATAACGGAGGCCGTGTTCAATAGACAAGGAggtgtgttttttgtttatggttttggagGTACTGGGAAGACATTCTTATGGAGTACACTTTCTGCTGCTGTTAGATGCAGAGGTGAAATCATATTGAATGTTGCATCAAGTGGTatagcttctcttcttctgcctGGTGGTCGGACTGCTCATTCCAGGTTTGGAATCCCTATTCACCCTGATGAGACAACGTATTGCTCAATTGATCCTCGGTCTGAATTAGCTGAATTGATTAAAGAAATATCACTTATTATATGGGATGAAGCTCATATGATGAGTAGatattgttttgaatctcttgATCGGAGTCTATGTGATATTATTTGCAACCCTGGAAGCAAACCTTTTGGTGGCAAAGTCGTTGTTTTCGATGGTGATTTCAGACAAGTATTACCTATTATACAGGGTGTCGGGAGAGCTGAAATTgttttagcttctttaaatTCTTCTTATCTTTGGGATCATTGTAAGGTGTTAACGATGACCAAGAATATGCGGCTACTCAATAGCAAACTAAGTTCTGCCCAGTCAGAAGAGATCAAGGAATTTTCAGAATGGTTATTAGATATTGGTGATGGGAAAATAGCCAAACCTAATGATGGTGAAGCTATGATTGATATCCGAGAAGAGTTTCTTATTACTGATTCGGACAATCCAGTTGAGTCTATTGTTAGGTCTATTTATGGAGATCCAGCCCTTTTGCATGAGGAAAAAGACCCTAAATTCTTTCAGCAGAGAGCAATATTGGCTCCGAGGAATGAGGATGTCAATAAGTTGAACCTATATATGCTTGAGAAATTCAAAG GTCAAGAAGTGGTCTACCTAAGTGCTGATAGTCTTGATCCCACAGATTCAGATTCAAATACCAACCATGTGTTCACACCCGACTTCTTAAATTCCATTAACATATCTGGCTTACCAAACCATTGTTTACGTTTGAAGATTGGCGCACCTGTCATGTTGCTAAGAAACTTAGATCCGAAACGAGGTTTGTGCAATGGTACAAGGTTGAAAATTTCTCAAATGGCTGATCATGTATTGCAGGCAGTTGTCATTACTGGTGATCGAATTGGAGATATTGTACTTATTCCCAAAGTACTTATTATCCCGTCAGACACGAAGCTTCCTTTCAAAATGAGGCGGAGACAGTTCCCTATTGCTCTTGCTTTTGCAATGACAATCAACAAGAGTCAAGGTCAATCTCTAAGTGAAGTTGGATTGTATTTACCAAAACCGGTCTTCTCACATGGCCAGCTTTATGTTGCTCTGTCGAGGGTTATAtccaaaaaaagtttaaaagttCTCATTCTCGACAAAGATGGTAAAATCGCGAGACAGACACTTAATGTGGTGTTTAAAGAGGTTTTTCAGAATTTAGTTAGATAg
- the LOC104767968 gene encoding splicing factor 3B subunit 4-like, translated as MTTRITPGVGANLLGQHAAERNQDATVYVGNLDPQRVSEELLWELFAQAGPVVNVFIPKDKVTNVQREFGFVQFRNEEDADYAIKVLNMIKLYGEHISVKKTLQDKESLDVGAHLFIGNLDPDVDEKLLYDTFSAFGLVVNSPKIMRDQDTGNSRGFGFISYNSFEASDAAIEAMNGQYLSNRQITVSYAYKKDTKGERHGTQAERLLAATNPSSQKSRPHTLFASIPPTHLNAPKVNGQPRPFANGGMQLQPVPIPARGPPPPPQAYQTQPPFWPSQQQQQHGLVVPPPMQFRPPQGIPPPSHFHHHQQGFGGTRPPPPPQVILFDTSTPITVNHYIYNQQGPNDTAQQNVIHQGKKPKPS; from the exons atgacgactCGAATAACCCCTGGTGTAGGAGCTAATCTTCTCGGCCAACACGCCGCTGAGAGGAACCAAGACGCCACCGTTTACGTCGGAAACCTAGATCCTCAG CGAGTCTCTGAAGAACTGCTTTGGGAATTGTTCGCACAAGCTGGACCAGTTG TTAATGTCTTTATTCCAAAAGATAAGGTGACAAATGTTCAAAGAGAATTTGGTTTCGTTCAATTCCGTAACGAGGAAGATGCTGACTAT gcAATTAAGGTTTTAAACATGATTAAGCTCTATGGGGAACATATAAGTGTTAAAAAG ACATTGCAAGATAAGGAGAGTTTGGATGTTGGTGCTCACCTTTTCATTGGAAACCTTGACCCT GATGTGGATGAAAAGCTCTTGTATGATACTTTCAGCGcgtttggtttggttgttaATAGTCCTAAG ATAATGCGAGATCAGGATACCGGAAACTCACGAGGTTTTGGTTTCATCAGCTATAACTCCTTTGAGGCATCTGATGCTGCTATTGAG GCAATGAATGGACAATATCTGAGTAATCGTCAAATAACAGTCTCTTACGCATACAAGAAAGACACCAAAGGAGAGCGCCACGGTACTCAAGCAG AGAGGCTTTTGGCTGCTACAAATCCAAGTTCCCAAAAAAGCAGACCCCATACGCTATTCGCAAGTATCCCTCCAACGCATCTTAATGCTCCTAAAGTTAACGGCCAGCCACGTCCGTTCGCTAATGGAGGTATGCAATTGCAACCTGTCCCGATCCCGGCCCGTggtccaccaccacctccacaAGCGTATCAAACTCAGCCACCATTTTGGCCTtctcagcaacaacaacaacacggcTTAGTGGTTCCACCGCCCATGCAATTCCGTCCACCTCAAGGTATTCCACCACCTTCTCATTTTCATCATCACCAACAAGGTTTCGGTGGTACGAGGCCGCCTCCACCACCTCAAGTCATCTTATTTGATACGTCAACACCAATAACTGTAAACCACTACATATATAATCAACAAGGACCAAATGATACGGCACAGCAGAACGTCATCCATCAGGGTAAAAAACCAAAGCCATCTTGA